One Luteibacter sp. 9135 DNA segment encodes these proteins:
- a CDS encoding beta-ketoacyl-ACP synthase translates to MTTFLNALGVACSLGVGKAAVAEALFGGAMHGLRDSADWVPGRVLPVGGIDAALPLPPSAMADRDTRNNRLLLLAAQEIEDELRAAVARYGADRVGVVIGTSTTGIEEATAHIGTRSATGAWPAAYRYTDQELGAPAAFLGEWLGTAGPAYGISTACTSGARALLSARRLLRLGLCDAVVCGGVDTLCRLATQGFAALEAIDEWRCLPFSLARRGINIGEASALFLMTRDTGPVACAGGGASADAHHMSSPLPDGSGAADAMRRALADAGIPAAAIDYVNLHGTATEHNDAMESHAMARTFGHPVPCSSTKALTGHTLGAAGALEAAFCWLVLTDPARRLPPHVWDDDTDPALPPLHFTAQGHRLADGTRHLMSNSFAFGGNNASLILANAT, encoded by the coding sequence ATGACCACCTTCCTCAACGCACTGGGTGTGGCCTGCTCGCTCGGCGTCGGCAAGGCGGCCGTGGCCGAGGCCCTGTTCGGCGGCGCGATGCACGGCCTGCGTGACAGCGCCGACTGGGTGCCCGGTCGCGTGCTGCCGGTGGGTGGCATCGATGCAGCGCTGCCGTTGCCGCCGTCGGCAATGGCCGATCGCGACACGCGCAACAACCGCTTGCTGCTGCTCGCCGCGCAGGAAATCGAGGACGAACTGCGCGCTGCGGTGGCACGGTACGGTGCCGATCGCGTGGGCGTGGTCATCGGCACCAGCACCACGGGCATCGAGGAAGCCACCGCACACATCGGCACGCGGAGCGCCACGGGCGCGTGGCCTGCCGCGTACCGCTACACCGACCAGGAACTGGGCGCACCGGCGGCCTTCCTGGGCGAATGGCTGGGCACCGCCGGGCCGGCCTACGGCATTTCCACGGCCTGCACCTCGGGAGCGCGCGCCTTGCTGAGCGCGCGGCGCCTGCTGCGCCTGGGCCTCTGCGACGCCGTGGTCTGCGGTGGCGTGGACACGCTGTGCCGGCTGGCCACGCAGGGGTTCGCCGCGCTGGAAGCGATCGACGAATGGCGCTGCCTGCCGTTTTCGCTGGCACGCCGGGGCATCAACATCGGCGAGGCGTCCGCGCTGTTCCTGATGACGCGCGACACCGGGCCGGTGGCCTGCGCGGGGGGCGGCGCCAGCGCCGATGCCCACCATATGTCCTCGCCGCTGCCCGACGGCAGCGGCGCCGCCGACGCGATGCGTCGTGCCCTCGCCGATGCCGGCATCCCGGCGGCCGCCATCGACTACGTGAACCTGCACGGCACCGCGACGGAGCACAACGACGCCATGGAAAGCCACGCGATGGCGCGGACCTTCGGTCACCCCGTGCCTTGCTCGTCCACCAAGGCCCTTACCGGCCACACGCTGGGCGCGGCCGGTGCACTGGAAGCGGCGTTCTGCTGGCTGGTGCTGACCGATCCCGCGCGCCGGCTGCCGCCGCATGTGTGGGACGACGATACCGACCCCGCCCTGCCGCCGCTGCATTTCACCGCGCAAGGCCACCGGCTGGCGGACGGCACACGGCACCTCATGAGCAATTCGTTCGCGTTCGGCGGCAACAACGCGAGCCTGATCCTGGCGAACGCGACATGA
- a CDS encoding ApeP family dehydratase codes for MTLWPIETLLPHAGQMILLDRLVSWDAESVVCERLVRRGDPFVDASGLPAWAGVELMAQAIAAWNGCGILAAGGSVRPGFLLGTRTYRADADAFAHGALLRIEAVRHFHDEDGMGAFACRIDSDTAHAEARLTVFSPVDPTPFLDPRHNRLDSRGTAP; via the coding sequence ATGACCCTCTGGCCTATCGAAACCCTGCTGCCCCACGCCGGGCAAATGATCCTGCTCGATCGCCTGGTGTCGTGGGACGCCGAAAGCGTGGTGTGCGAGCGCCTGGTCCGCCGCGGCGATCCCTTCGTCGACGCCAGCGGCCTGCCCGCGTGGGCAGGCGTCGAGCTGATGGCCCAGGCCATCGCCGCCTGGAACGGCTGCGGCATCCTCGCCGCCGGCGGCAGCGTACGCCCGGGGTTCCTGCTGGGCACGCGCACCTACCGCGCCGATGCCGACGCCTTCGCCCACGGTGCCCTGCTGCGCATCGAGGCGGTCCGCCATTTCCATGACGAGGACGGCATGGGCGCGTTCGCCTGCCGCATCGACAGCGACACGGCACACGCCGAAGCGCGCCTGACCGTCTTCAGTCCGGTCGACCCGACGCCGTTCCTCGATCCCCGCCATAACCGTCTCGACTCCAGGGGTACCGCACCATGA
- the fabG gene encoding 3-oxoacyl-ACP reductase FabG yields the protein MTDTVLVTGSSRGIGRAIALNLADAGYDLVVHCRSRREEADAVVADILGKGRAARAIQFDIADRAASAAALEADVAEHGAYYGVVCNAGLTRDGAFPGLTSEDWDQVLRTNLDGFYNVLHPLVMPMIRRRKAGRIVCITSVSGLIGNRGQVNYSASKAGVIGAAKALAVELAKRKITVNCVAPGLIDTDMLDPEVPVEQILKVIPMERTGTPEEVAAAVRFLISPEAGYITRQVLAVNGGLC from the coding sequence ATGACCGACACCGTTCTCGTTACCGGCTCCAGCCGCGGCATCGGCCGCGCCATCGCGCTCAACCTCGCCGACGCGGGCTACGACCTCGTGGTGCACTGCCGGTCGCGTCGCGAGGAAGCCGATGCCGTGGTCGCCGATATCCTCGGCAAGGGCCGCGCGGCACGCGCGATCCAGTTCGACATCGCCGACCGCGCGGCCAGCGCCGCGGCGCTGGAAGCCGACGTGGCGGAACATGGTGCGTATTACGGCGTGGTCTGCAACGCCGGCCTGACGCGCGACGGCGCGTTCCCCGGCCTGACCTCCGAAGACTGGGACCAGGTGCTGCGCACCAACCTCGACGGCTTCTACAACGTGCTGCATCCGCTGGTGATGCCGATGATCCGTCGGCGCAAGGCGGGGCGCATCGTCTGCATCACCTCGGTGTCGGGCCTGATCGGCAACCGCGGCCAGGTGAACTACAGTGCGTCCAAGGCCGGCGTGATCGGTGCGGCGAAGGCACTGGCGGTGGAACTGGCCAAGCGGAAGATCACCGTCAACTGCGTGGCACCGGGCCTCATCGACACCGACATGCTCGATCCGGAGGTGCCGGTGGAACAGATCCTCAAGGTGATCCCGATGGAGCGCACCGGCACGCCGGAGGAAGTGGCCGCCGCGGTGCGCTTCCTGATCAGTCCGGAAGCGGGCTACATCACCCGCCAGGTGCTTGCCGTCAACGGCGGCCTCTGCTGA
- the yccS gene encoding YccS family putative transporter — protein sequence MRRLRELAESDRFADVVRVLFALTGIAAWCTMAGPADAIVPALLGAIACALAETDDAWRGRLRGLLVTLVCFAVAAAAVKASIGTPVIFALLLPLGTFALVMLGAASGRYATIATATLILSVYTMIASDGAGAGATVDGWRGTLAILAGAAWYGSLSLLWSALAPQRAVRHALARLFASLGDLIEAKAALFEPVRGLDRDALDLAVSRRNLRTVEALTAARGTLLDRIGRRQPRGRAAARLGMFFVAQDMHERISSSHYPYDELAGALYHSDLMFRFGRLLRLQAMACRERADAIRRVAPLRSIALPRAALDDVREAMAYRRRHDPPDQAVDDALSALLTNMQRLQEGIEDEGSLREDADIALQGNEPASLREALARVRLRLDRRSMHFRHAMRLAVGMLGGYALMLALHPRHGYWILLTTLFVCQPGYGATRRRLIQRVAGTTAGLVAGWALLRLLPPGDWRLPVLVASGAAFFAFRLRRYTLATGVITLFVLLCFDRVGAGYDAIGPRLLDTLLGAVVAAAAIRWVLPDWRVRRLDDIVADALLAQGRYLARIADQYTRGKADDLPYRIARRDAHAALATVAGNVAELLAEPGHPRDRGERSLRRLTALQAGLSHLSTLGAHRQRLAEADAAAFRQRAQRIADGFDTLAAHVRAGAPARALHGIDDSDATPPDNGSSDETLRLVHRQCRLLVRVHDRIAAIEPA from the coding sequence ATGCGCCGCCTACGCGAACTCGCCGAGTCCGACCGCTTCGCCGACGTCGTGCGCGTGCTGTTCGCGCTGACCGGCATCGCCGCGTGGTGCACGATGGCCGGACCGGCCGACGCCATCGTGCCGGCGCTGCTCGGTGCCATCGCCTGCGCGCTGGCCGAAACCGACGATGCATGGCGCGGACGCCTGCGCGGCCTGCTGGTCACCCTGGTGTGTTTCGCGGTGGCCGCCGCCGCGGTGAAGGCGTCGATCGGCACGCCCGTTATCTTCGCGCTGCTACTTCCGTTGGGCACCTTCGCGCTGGTGATGCTGGGCGCGGCCAGCGGCCGCTACGCCACCATCGCCACGGCGACGCTCATCCTGTCCGTATACACGATGATCGCCAGCGACGGCGCCGGCGCTGGCGCAACGGTGGACGGCTGGCGCGGTACGCTGGCGATCCTGGCCGGCGCGGCCTGGTACGGCTCGCTGTCGCTGCTGTGGAGCGCGCTGGCACCCCAGCGCGCGGTGCGCCATGCGCTGGCCCGGCTTTTCGCCTCGCTGGGCGACCTGATCGAGGCCAAGGCCGCGCTGTTCGAACCGGTGCGCGGCCTGGACCGCGACGCGCTCGACCTCGCCGTGTCCCGACGCAACCTGCGCACGGTGGAAGCGCTGACCGCAGCGCGCGGCACCCTGCTGGACCGGATCGGCCGGCGGCAGCCGCGTGGCCGCGCCGCCGCACGACTGGGCATGTTCTTCGTCGCCCAGGACATGCACGAGAGGATCAGTTCCTCGCACTATCCCTATGACGAACTGGCGGGCGCGCTCTACCACAGCGACCTCATGTTCCGTTTCGGTCGCCTGCTGCGCCTGCAGGCCATGGCCTGTCGCGAACGTGCCGACGCCATCCGCCGGGTGGCGCCGCTGCGCTCCATCGCCCTGCCCCGCGCCGCGCTGGACGATGTGCGCGAGGCGATGGCCTATCGCCGCCGCCACGACCCACCCGACCAGGCGGTGGACGATGCCCTGTCCGCACTGCTGACCAACATGCAACGCCTGCAGGAAGGCATCGAGGACGAAGGCAGCCTGCGTGAGGATGCCGACATCGCCCTGCAGGGCAACGAGCCCGCGTCGCTGCGTGAAGCCCTGGCACGCGTGCGGCTGCGGCTGGACCGCCGCTCGATGCATTTTCGTCACGCCATGCGACTGGCCGTCGGCATGCTGGGCGGCTACGCGCTGATGCTCGCGCTGCATCCGCGACACGGCTACTGGATCCTGCTGACCACCCTGTTCGTGTGCCAGCCCGGCTACGGGGCCACCCGACGCCGCCTGATCCAGCGCGTAGCCGGCACCACCGCGGGGCTGGTCGCCGGCTGGGCCCTGCTGCGTCTGCTGCCGCCGGGCGACTGGCGCCTGCCGGTACTGGTCGCCAGCGGCGCGGCCTTCTTCGCTTTCCGGCTGCGCCGCTACACCCTGGCCACGGGTGTCATCACCCTGTTCGTCCTGCTCTGCTTCGATCGCGTGGGCGCCGGGTACGACGCCATCGGTCCGCGTCTGCTCGACACGCTGCTCGGTGCCGTGGTGGCGGCCGCCGCCATCCGCTGGGTGCTGCCCGACTGGCGCGTGCGGCGGCTGGACGACATCGTGGCCGATGCCCTGCTCGCGCAGGGACGCTATCTCGCGCGCATCGCCGACCAGTACACGCGCGGCAAGGCCGACGACCTGCCCTACCGTATCGCGCGCCGCGACGCGCACGCGGCGCTGGCCACGGTGGCGGGCAACGTGGCGGAACTGCTGGCCGAACCGGGCCACCCACGCGACCGCGGCGAACGCTCGCTGCGACGGCTTACCGCGCTGCAAGCGGGGCTGTCGCACCTCTCCACGCTGGGCGCGCACCGCCAGCGCCTGGCCGAAGCCGATGCCGCCGCGTTCCGGCAGCGGGCACAGCGCATCGCCGATGGCTTCGACACGCTGGCCGCCCACGTCCGCGCCGGTGCGCCGGCGCGGGCCTTGCACGGCATCGACGATAGCGACGCCACCCCGCCGGATAACGGCTCGTCCGACGAGACCCTGCGGCTGGTCCATCGCCAGTGCCGCCTGCTGGTCCGCGTGCACGACCGCATCGCGGCCATCGAACCGGCCTGA
- a CDS encoding isovaleryl-CoA dehydrogenase yields MRPFSLGDDLDLLRESVRAFAEKEIAPRADRIDRENVFPEDLWRKFGDMGLLGITIPEVYGGSGLGFLAHMVAMEEISRASASVGLSYGAHSNLCVQNIYHNGNDEQRRKYLPRLASGEWVGALAMSEPGAGSDVVGSMNCRAELVDGKWIANGTKMWITNGPDADVLLVYMRTAPRPAGSRCMTAFIIEKGMPGFTTAQKLDKLGMRGSNTCELVFDNCEIPAENIVGEVNEGVRVLMGGLDTERLVLSGGPIGIMQAALDLVLPYVRERKQFNAPIGTFGMMQAKVADMYTALQSSRGFAYMVAQQLDNGVKSRIDPAACLLNASTNAVKVALEAIQSLGGNGYINEFPAGRLLRDAKLYEIGAGTNEIRRMLIGRELFHGKS; encoded by the coding sequence ATGCGCCCGTTCTCCCTCGGCGACGACCTCGACCTCCTGCGCGAAAGCGTCCGTGCGTTCGCCGAAAAGGAAATCGCCCCGCGCGCCGACCGCATCGATCGCGAAAACGTCTTCCCCGAAGACCTCTGGCGCAAGTTCGGCGACATGGGCCTGCTGGGCATCACCATTCCCGAGGTATACGGCGGCTCCGGCCTGGGCTTCCTCGCCCACATGGTGGCGATGGAGGAAATCTCGCGCGCATCGGCGTCGGTCGGCCTATCCTACGGCGCACACTCCAACCTGTGCGTGCAGAACATCTACCACAACGGCAACGACGAACAGCGCCGCAAATACCTCCCCAGGCTGGCCAGCGGCGAGTGGGTGGGCGCGCTGGCGATGAGCGAACCGGGTGCAGGGTCCGACGTGGTCGGCTCGATGAATTGCCGCGCCGAGCTGGTGGACGGCAAATGGATCGCCAACGGCACCAAGATGTGGATCACCAACGGCCCGGACGCCGACGTGCTGCTGGTGTACATGCGCACCGCGCCGCGACCGGCCGGCAGCCGCTGCATGACCGCCTTCATCATCGAGAAGGGCATGCCCGGGTTCACCACCGCACAGAAGCTGGACAAGCTGGGCATGCGTGGTTCCAACACCTGCGAGCTGGTGTTCGACAACTGCGAGATTCCCGCGGAAAACATCGTGGGCGAGGTGAACGAAGGCGTGCGCGTGCTGATGGGCGGCCTGGACACGGAGCGCCTGGTGCTCTCCGGTGGTCCGATCGGCATCATGCAGGCCGCGCTCGACCTGGTGCTGCCATACGTGCGTGAGCGCAAGCAGTTCAACGCCCCGATCGGCACCTTCGGCATGATGCAGGCCAAGGTGGCCGACATGTACACCGCGCTGCAGTCATCACGCGGCTTCGCGTACATGGTGGCGCAGCAGCTGGACAACGGGGTGAAGTCGCGCATCGACCCCGCCGCCTGCCTGCTCAACGCCTCGACCAATGCGGTCAAGGTGGCGCTCGAAGCCATCCAGTCACTGGGTGGCAACGGCTACATCAACGAGTTTCCCGCCGGTCGGCTGCTGCGCGACGCCAAGCTCTACGAGATCGGCGCCGGCACCAACGAGATCCGGCGCATGCTGATCGGCCGCGAACTGTTCCACGGCAAATCCTGA
- a CDS encoding autotransporter serine protease encodes MNTTNLPRRREIALAVCVSLGLTACGGGGGSVPSYNIPKTVTPQPPSTPSQPTTPTAPTEPQPPADVQLTATGADVAHAAKLTGTGAVIGIVDSGVTAASPALSGRVVAKLNYVDPRANNLNVDDVVGHGTAVAEIAAGRPFGQFAGGVAPDATIVSARIVSDTEPKDDGSGNGNKVTSADPLGSVNDAVYQAGARISNNSWGGVYWDAADTTVTASFATAYRHAFTLDTLYVFAAGNDGRANPSDIAALPLRVPNLTGGWIAVVALDSNNTSQIASYSNRCGDAKAFCVAAPGAVVTLAASSTAAKPAYQVWTGTSLAAPQVAGAAAVLSSTFPRFNSDSLRQLILGTADDLGDPGVDAVYGNGRLNLGKAILGPSRLDFGRFNADIGTANVTFSNDISGSGDLNVLGSGKLTLTGKNSFGPLTVGGSSTVEVMNDVPDTLKIDGTIPGTGATAIVHGDIGRGGSGTSRSHVDVFGTLQLTAHPTQINGDLTIYGVSRLSVLLGAPVTVNGTAQLYSGDLYIAGATPGYTVTSHQSVLTANAVSGRFTSTTLAPGVFLSATVQYAPKEIWVDTTSLKVTAVAGASAVMSGSAAAMTSATRLDGAFEQIQGALASPAASVAVPSTGTLVAAGQIQQSRTDAVAKASLESLSGQLYAAGTAVTLAGIDAGNDALIAHLDQQGTGAWTQSLGYQGGMSRGGYGNVGFNLNGGLAGHDVRLGINGFAGVAVAQMSSRGQLNGSFDSQRSRSTAGMFYAGSRGAQWYGVGQVGFGNFRGDMRRLLRFGDQAAFAGSDQNGSYNSAYGEVGFRSQAGAFTVTPFANVQYASIRRDGFSESGGDGFGLTADGHTTSRWQAGFGLRAGSSWLTSRGTLHLDAKLGWQNAFATKGEVFAARYTGFAQWAPVDGIGLSRRAGTAGMSLGWDMTASTQLGFNVDQRFADRDHSRSANASFRMAW; translated from the coding sequence GTGAACACGACGAATCTGCCGCGTCGGCGCGAGATCGCGCTGGCTGTGTGCGTGAGCCTGGGCTTGACCGCCTGCGGTGGTGGTGGCGGCAGCGTGCCGAGCTACAACATTCCCAAAACGGTCACGCCGCAGCCGCCCAGCACACCGTCGCAGCCCACCACGCCCACGGCGCCCACCGAGCCGCAGCCGCCGGCCGACGTGCAGCTGACCGCCACCGGTGCCGACGTGGCCCACGCGGCGAAGCTGACCGGCACGGGTGCCGTTATCGGTATCGTCGACAGCGGCGTCACCGCCGCCAGCCCGGCCTTGTCGGGGCGGGTGGTGGCCAAGCTCAACTACGTCGACCCGCGCGCGAACAACCTCAATGTCGACGACGTGGTCGGCCACGGCACGGCCGTCGCCGAGATCGCGGCCGGTCGTCCGTTCGGCCAGTTCGCCGGTGGTGTGGCGCCCGATGCGACGATCGTCTCGGCACGCATCGTCAGCGACACCGAGCCCAAGGACGACGGCTCGGGCAACGGCAACAAGGTGACCTCGGCGGACCCGCTGGGCAGCGTCAACGATGCGGTCTACCAGGCCGGCGCACGCATCTCCAACAACTCGTGGGGCGGGGTGTACTGGGATGCCGCCGACACCACGGTCACGGCGAGCTTTGCCACGGCCTACCGGCACGCCTTTACGCTCGATACCCTCTACGTCTTCGCCGCGGGCAACGACGGCCGGGCCAATCCGTCCGACATCGCCGCGTTGCCGTTGCGCGTGCCCAACCTCACCGGCGGATGGATCGCCGTGGTCGCGCTGGACAGCAACAACACCAGCCAGATCGCGTCCTATTCTAACCGCTGCGGCGATGCGAAGGCCTTCTGCGTCGCGGCGCCCGGCGCCGTCGTCACGCTGGCCGCGTCGTCCACGGCGGCGAAGCCGGCCTACCAGGTGTGGACCGGTACCTCGCTGGCCGCCCCGCAGGTGGCCGGTGCCGCCGCCGTGCTCTCGTCCACGTTCCCGCGATTCAACAGCGACAGCCTGCGCCAGCTGATCCTCGGCACGGCGGACGACCTGGGCGATCCCGGCGTGGATGCCGTGTACGGCAACGGGCGGCTCAACCTGGGCAAGGCGATCCTCGGTCCCTCACGGCTGGACTTCGGGCGATTCAACGCGGACATCGGCACGGCTAACGTCACCTTCTCCAACGACATCTCCGGCAGCGGCGACCTCAACGTCCTGGGCAGCGGCAAGCTCACGCTGACCGGAAAGAACAGCTTCGGCCCTCTGACGGTCGGCGGCAGCAGCACCGTGGAAGTGATGAACGACGTGCCCGATACTTTGAAGATCGACGGCACCATCCCCGGCACCGGAGCGACGGCTATCGTCCATGGCGACATCGGGCGTGGTGGTTCCGGAACCAGCCGTAGCCACGTCGATGTGTTCGGCACCTTGCAACTCACCGCGCACCCGACGCAAATCAACGGCGACCTGACGATCTACGGCGTGTCGCGGCTGTCTGTCCTGCTCGGTGCGCCGGTGACGGTGAACGGAACCGCGCAGTTGTACAGCGGCGACCTCTACATCGCCGGCGCTACGCCGGGCTACACCGTGACCAGTCACCAGTCGGTGTTGACCGCCAACGCGGTGTCGGGGCGCTTTACCTCGACCACGCTGGCGCCGGGCGTATTCCTCAGCGCCACGGTGCAGTACGCGCCGAAGGAAATCTGGGTCGACACCACCAGCCTGAAGGTGACCGCGGTGGCCGGCGCCAGCGCCGTCATGTCCGGGTCGGCGGCAGCCATGACCTCGGCCACGCGGCTGGATGGCGCGTTCGAGCAGATCCAGGGCGCGCTCGCGTCGCCCGCCGCATCCGTCGCTGTGCCATCCACCGGCACGCTTGTGGCGGCGGGGCAGATCCAGCAGTCGCGTACCGATGCGGTGGCCAAGGCCTCGCTGGAATCCCTGTCCGGTCAGCTGTACGCGGCGGGCACGGCGGTGACGCTGGCCGGGATCGATGCCGGCAACGATGCGCTGATCGCCCACCTCGACCAGCAGGGCACGGGCGCGTGGACGCAGTCGCTCGGCTATCAGGGCGGCATGAGCCGCGGCGGTTACGGCAACGTCGGCTTCAACCTCAACGGTGGCCTGGCGGGCCACGATGTCCGTCTGGGTATCAACGGTTTTGCCGGTGTCGCCGTGGCGCAGATGTCCAGTCGCGGCCAGTTGAATGGCAGCTTCGACAGCCAGCGCAGCCGCTCCACCGCGGGCATGTTCTACGCCGGTTCGCGCGGTGCCCAGTGGTATGGCGTCGGCCAGGTCGGCTTCGGCAACTTCCGCGGCGATATGCGACGGCTGCTGCGCTTCGGTGATCAGGCCGCCTTCGCGGGCAGCGACCAGAACGGCAGCTACAACTCCGCGTATGGCGAGGTGGGCTTCCGCAGCCAGGCCGGTGCCTTCACCGTCACGCCGTTCGCCAACGTGCAGTACGCCAGCATCCGTCGCGACGGTTTCTCCGAGAGCGGTGGCGACGGCTTCGGCCTGACCGCCGATGGGCACACCACCTCGCGCTGGCAGGCGGGTTTCGGCCTGCGTGCCGGCAGTTCGTGGCTGACCTCGCGCGGCACGCTGCACCTGGATGCGAAGCTCGGCTGGCAGAACGCCTTCGCGACCAAGGGTGAGGTTTTCGCTGCGCGCTACACCGGCTTTGCCCAGTGGGCGCCGGTCGACGGCATCGGCCTGTCGCGTCGCGCGGGCACCGCCGGCATGTCGCTGGGCTGGGACATGACGGCGAGCACGCAGCTCGGTTTCAACGTGGACCAGCGCTTCGCGGACCGGGATCACTCGCGTTCGGCGAACGCGAGTTTCCGCATGGCCTGGTGA
- a CDS encoding acetyl-CoA C-acyltransferase: MSEIVIAGAKRTAIGSFLGQFTGVPTPTLGAVAIKAALEQAGIAPADVSEVIMGCVLPANLGQAPARQASLQAGLPTSAGCTTINKVCGSGMKAMMLAHDLIKAGSAAIVVAGGMESMTNAPHMVNARTGIRYGDGQLVDHMAWDGLTNPYDGQSMGVFGEQCADKYHFTREEQDAFAIASVERAKAAQASSAFAGEIVPVTVQGRKGAQDFVEDEQPGRSDTAKIPTLRAAFRKENGTITAASSSSISDGAAALVMLSADDAKARGVTALARVVAHATHSQAPEWFTTAPVGAISKVLEKAGWSVGDVDLFEINEAFAVVPMAVMRELDVPHEKVNVNGGACALGHPIGASGARIVVTLLNALTARGAKRGVAALCIGGGEATAIAIEVV; the protein is encoded by the coding sequence ATGTCTGAGATCGTCATCGCGGGCGCCAAGCGCACCGCCATCGGTTCCTTCCTCGGTCAGTTCACCGGCGTCCCCACGCCCACGCTCGGCGCCGTCGCCATCAAGGCGGCGCTGGAACAGGCGGGCATCGCGCCGGCCGACGTCAGCGAAGTCATCATGGGCTGCGTGCTGCCCGCCAACCTCGGCCAGGCCCCCGCGCGTCAGGCGTCGCTGCAGGCCGGGCTGCCCACCTCGGCGGGCTGCACCACCATCAACAAGGTGTGCGGTTCCGGCATGAAGGCCATGATGCTGGCCCACGACCTGATCAAGGCCGGGTCCGCCGCCATCGTGGTGGCCGGCGGCATGGAATCGATGACCAATGCGCCACACATGGTCAACGCGCGCACGGGCATCCGCTACGGCGACGGCCAGCTGGTCGACCACATGGCATGGGACGGCCTGACCAACCCGTACGACGGCCAGTCGATGGGTGTGTTCGGCGAGCAGTGCGCCGACAAGTACCACTTCACCCGCGAGGAACAGGACGCCTTCGCCATCGCCTCCGTCGAGCGCGCCAAGGCCGCCCAGGCGTCCTCCGCCTTCGCCGGCGAAATCGTTCCGGTGACTGTGCAGGGCCGCAAGGGCGCGCAGGATTTTGTCGAGGACGAGCAGCCGGGACGCTCCGATACGGCAAAGATCCCCACCCTGCGCGCCGCGTTCCGCAAGGAAAACGGCACGATCACAGCGGCCAGTTCATCCAGCATTTCCGATGGCGCGGCCGCACTGGTGATGCTTTCGGCCGATGACGCGAAGGCCCGCGGCGTCACCGCGCTGGCACGCGTCGTGGCCCACGCCACGCATTCGCAGGCGCCGGAGTGGTTCACCACGGCCCCGGTCGGCGCGATTTCCAAGGTGCTGGAAAAGGCCGGCTGGTCGGTCGGCGACGTAGATCTGTTCGAGATCAACGAGGCGTTTGCCGTCGTGCCGATGGCCGTCATGCGCGAGCTGGACGTGCCCCACGAGAAGGTCAACGTCAACGGCGGCGCCTGTGCGCTGGGCCATCCGATCGGCGCCAGCGGTGCCCGGATCGTGGTCACCCTTCTCAATGCGTTGACGGCCCGTGGCGCAAAAAGGGGCGTCGCCGCGCTATGCATCGGTGGCGGCGAGGCCACGGCAATCGCCATCGAAGTGGTGTAA